A part of Acomys russatus chromosome 21, mAcoRus1.1, whole genome shotgun sequence genomic DNA contains:
- the Sod2 gene encoding superoxide dismutase [Mn], mitochondrial translates to MGAAGRVTASRCPCRLAADGAGHTRACERANGRVRRGAAAVGTSAMLCRATCSAGRRLAPVAASVAGSRHKHSLPDLPYDYGALEPHINAQIMQLHHSKHHAAYVNNLNATEEKYHEALAKGDVTTQVALQPALKFNGGGHINHSIFWTNLSPNGGGEPKGELLEAIKRDFGSFEKFKEKLTAVSVGVQGSGWGWLGFSKEQGRLQIAACSNQDPLQGTTGLIPLLGIDVWEHAYYLQYKNVRPDYLKAIWNVISWENVTERYAACKK, encoded by the exons ATGGGAGCGGCCGGCAGGGTCACCGCCTCGCGTTGTCCTTGCCGACTCGCCGCGGACGGCGCGGGGCACACGCGCGCCTGCGAGCGAGCGAACGGCCGTGTTCGGAGGGGAGCGGCAGCCGTGGGCACCTCAGCAATGCTGTGTCGGGCGACGTGCAG CGCCGGCAGGAGGCTGGCCCCTGTGGCGGCGAGTGTCGCGGGGTCCCGGCACAAGCACAGCCTCCCCGACCTGCCCTACGACTATGGCGCGCTGGAGCCGCACATCAACGCGCAGATCATGCAGCTGCACCACAGCAAGCACCACGCGGCCTACGTGAACAATCTGAACGCCACGGAGGAGAAGTACCACGAGGCGCTGGCCAAGG GAGATGTCACAACTCAGGTGGCTCTTCAGCCTGCACTGAAGTTCAATGGCGGGGGACACATTAATCATAGCATCTTCTGGACAAACCTGAGCCCCAATGGCGGTGGAGAACCCAAAG GAGAGCTGCTGGAGGCTATCAAACGTGACTTTGGGTCTTTTGAGAAGTTTAAGGAGAAGCTGACAGCCGTGTCTGTTGGAGTCCAAGGTTCAGGCTGGGGCTGGCTGGGCTTCAGCAAGGAGCAGGGGCGCTTGCAGATCGCTGCCTGTTCTAACCAGGACCCGCTGCAGGGAACGACAG GCCTCATTCCACTGCTGGGGATTGACGTGTGGGAACATGCTTACTACCTTCAGTATAAAAACGTCAGGCCTGACTACCTGAAAGCCATTTGGAATGTAATCAGCTGGGAGAATGTCACTGAGAGATACGCAGCTTGCAAGAAGTGA